In Dyadobacter sp. NIV53, a single window of DNA contains:
- a CDS encoding serine hydrolase produces MNKQWLDSAVNIALHNENDVDRDLRIANLKSYQREPYYQILGPTKKRGGPAGLVIKNGYIVAQWGDVERVDMTFSVTKSYLSSIAGLALDDGLIKNVHDKVNKYVWDETFEGAHNAKITWDHLLTQSSDWSGNLFTQYDWADRPPKDGNIDDWRNRKLLEPGTNFEYNDVRVNLLAYSLLQVWRKPLPVVLKEKIQDPIGASTTWRWYGYDNSFVNIDGVMTQSVSGGGHFGGGLFINTLDQARYGLLFLRKGKWKDKQILSKKWVNSVHQPSSANKAYGYLWWINSDNAITNAPANLYYANGFGGNYMIIDNAHDLVIVTRWMDGKKLGDLVNMVIRASGE; encoded by the coding sequence ATGAACAAGCAGTGGCTGGACAGCGCCGTGAATATTGCGTTGCACAATGAGAATGATGTCGATCGCGATCTTCGGATTGCCAATTTGAAATCTTACCAGCGAGAGCCTTACTATCAGATTCTTGGCCCAACAAAAAAACGCGGAGGTCCGGCAGGATTGGTAATCAAAAATGGGTATATCGTCGCGCAATGGGGAGATGTGGAAAGAGTTGATATGACTTTCAGCGTTACCAAGAGCTATTTATCCAGCATCGCCGGATTGGCGCTTGATGACGGATTAATCAAAAATGTGCATGACAAAGTAAACAAATATGTTTGGGACGAAACTTTTGAAGGAGCACATAATGCCAAAATAACCTGGGACCATTTACTGACACAAAGCTCGGATTGGTCGGGCAATCTGTTCACACAATACGACTGGGCAGATCGTCCGCCAAAAGATGGTAATATCGACGATTGGCGTAACAGGAAATTGCTCGAACCCGGTACTAACTTTGAATATAATGATGTGAGAGTTAATTTGCTGGCTTATTCGTTATTGCAAGTTTGGCGAAAACCGTTGCCGGTCGTACTCAAAGAAAAAATCCAGGATCCGATTGGTGCATCTACCACCTGGCGCTGGTATGGTTACGATAACTCCTTTGTAAATATTGACGGCGTTATGACGCAATCTGTAAGTGGTGGCGGTCATTTTGGTGGCGGATTATTCATCAATACGCTCGATCAGGCGCGCTACGGGCTACTATTTCTCAGAAAAGGCAAATGGAAAGACAAACAAATTCTGTCCAAAAAATGGGTTAATTCCGTGCATCAACCTTCGTCAGCCAACAAAGCCTACGGCTACTTATGGTGGATCAATTCCGACAATGCAATCACCAATGCTCCTGCTAACCTTTATTACGCCAATGGTTTTGGTGGTAATTACATGATCATAGACAATGCACATGATCTGGTGATTGTGACTAGGTGGATGGATGGGAAAAAGTTGGGGGATTTGGTGAATATGGTGATTCGGGCGAGCGGGGAGTGA
- a CDS encoding 3-ketoacyl-ACP reductase yields the protein MEVKKVALITGGSRGIGFGIAKALAKEGYNLAINGVRDESGAAEALDELRQLGAEVLYCQGNIANAEDREAIVEKVYSVFGQINVLVNNAGIAPRVRLDILETTVDNYQEVLTTNLEGPFFLTQAIAKRMAHTKQNNYAFEAAIIFVTSISATVVSINRGEYCISKAGLAMTNLLFAVRLAEYNIPVYEIRPGIVSTDMTSKVQEKYDNLFQNGIALQPRWGTPEDVGKAVASLTRGDFPYSTGQVIGVDGGMQIGRL from the coding sequence ATGGAAGTAAAAAAAGTGGCATTAATTACCGGAGGGAGCCGGGGAATTGGATTTGGTATTGCAAAAGCTTTGGCGAAAGAAGGCTATAATCTGGCAATCAATGGCGTTCGTGATGAATCAGGTGCTGCTGAAGCATTAGACGAACTACGCCAACTTGGAGCAGAAGTCCTTTATTGCCAGGGAAATATTGCCAATGCTGAAGACAGGGAAGCTATTGTTGAAAAGGTCTATTCGGTTTTTGGCCAGATTAATGTCCTCGTTAATAACGCAGGTATTGCACCACGGGTAAGACTGGATATTTTGGAAACTACGGTCGATAATTACCAGGAAGTTTTAACAACAAATCTGGAAGGACCGTTTTTCCTGACACAAGCTATTGCTAAACGCATGGCGCATACCAAGCAAAATAATTATGCTTTTGAAGCCGCAATTATTTTTGTTACATCCATTTCAGCCACTGTTGTATCCATTAACCGGGGTGAATACTGTATTTCAAAAGCAGGGCTTGCCATGACCAATCTGCTGTTTGCCGTCCGTTTGGCCGAATATAATATTCCTGTTTATGAAATAAGGCCGGGTATTGTTTCCACCGACATGACTTCCAAAGTGCAGGAAAAGTACGATAATCTGTTTCAAAACGGCATTGCATTGCAGCCTCGTTGGGGAACCCCGGAAGATGTAGGAAAAGCAGTAGCCTCACTCACCAGAGGTGATTTCCCCTACTCTACCGGACAGGTAATTGGTGTTGATGGAGGAATGCAAATCGGGAGACTTTAA
- a CDS encoding tyrosine-type recombinase/integrase: MNSNNLESFSGTIANFVSFLEKNRYSYSTIKAYKKAVCSFFVSTGASPSTVGESDLKAYIEEKQSENISEGFLRQMVSAIKLLFSGVFKRDLETEHLYQPQREYKVPEVLTKKEINRILEATDNLKHRAILTGLYSGGLRLSEITGLEISDIDFKNMLIVIRSDFGLKEREVMLSIRFRDILLQYLKMYMPKKWLFEGNQSAKPYSNRSVQQVFANAITRAGIEKKVSVHTLRHSFATHLLESGTDIHIIQDFLGHSSIKTTKVYQQIAKADKHKILSPMDMI, translated from the coding sequence ATGAATAGTAACAACTTGGAGTCATTTTCAGGAACGATTGCCAATTTTGTGAGCTTTTTGGAAAAAAACAGGTACAGTTACAGTACTATTAAAGCTTATAAAAAAGCAGTCTGTTCATTTTTTGTTTCGACAGGAGCATCGCCGTCAACGGTCGGTGAAAGTGACCTAAAAGCTTATATTGAAGAAAAACAGTCTGAAAATATTTCGGAAGGCTTTCTGCGGCAAATGGTAAGTGCAATTAAACTGCTTTTTAGCGGGGTTTTTAAACGTGACCTGGAAACAGAACATCTGTACCAGCCGCAAAGAGAATATAAAGTACCTGAAGTACTCACGAAGAAAGAAATTAACAGGATTCTGGAAGCCACAGACAACCTCAAACACCGCGCGATATTAACCGGGCTTTACAGTGGCGGGCTCCGGTTAAGTGAAATAACCGGACTTGAAATTTCAGATATTGATTTTAAAAATATGCTGATTGTGATAAGAAGTGATTTTGGCCTGAAAGAAAGAGAGGTCATGCTTTCTATCCGGTTCCGGGATATATTACTGCAATATTTGAAAATGTATATGCCTAAAAAATGGTTGTTTGAGGGAAATCAATCAGCAAAACCTTATTCCAACAGAAGTGTACAGCAGGTATTTGCCAATGCCATAACCAGGGCAGGTATTGAAAAAAAAGTAAGTGTTCATACGCTGCGCCATAGTTTTGCTACACATCTGTTGGAAAGCGGTACTGATATTCATATTATCCAGGATTTTTTAGGCCATAGTTCTATAAAAACTACGAAAGTGTATCAGCAAATTGCGAAAGCAGATAAGCACAAAATACTCAGTCCTATGGACATGATTTAA
- a CDS encoding DUF6624 domain-containing protein, giving the protein MKITFSLILFAVISFSAPAQNINVQLKKELDSIYVLDQKYRELMSIAQQPKKADSLSKIYNVPKENLSNRLWTFQSDVDESNMKRIEAIVKQYGYPGESIVGSPANEAVFYVIQHSEKIDQYLPLVEKAAQEKQLPFKLYAMMQDRSLMQNEKEQIYGTQASGFSAVNKETKKAEWTWIIWPIIDPENVNKRRKEAGFEQTVEENAKRLGVTYRILTIDEVNKMKVR; this is encoded by the coding sequence ATGAAAATCACTTTTTCATTAATTCTTTTTGCGGTTATCAGCTTTTCAGCACCGGCGCAAAATATTAATGTGCAGCTAAAAAAAGAACTGGATAGTATTTACGTACTTGACCAGAAATACCGGGAATTAATGTCAATAGCACAGCAGCCCAAAAAAGCGGACTCTCTTTCAAAAATTTACAATGTGCCGAAGGAAAATTTATCCAATCGCCTCTGGACTTTTCAATCTGATGTGGATGAATCGAATATGAAAAGGATTGAGGCAATTGTAAAGCAATATGGTTATCCCGGAGAATCCATTGTGGGTTCTCCCGCTAACGAAGCAGTTTTTTATGTAATTCAACATTCCGAAAAAATTGACCAGTATCTGCCATTGGTAGAAAAAGCGGCTCAGGAAAAACAGCTTCCATTTAAATTATACGCCATGATGCAGGACCGTTCTTTGATGCAGAACGAAAAAGAACAGATTTATGGAACACAGGCAAGCGGTTTCAGTGCTGTAAATAAAGAAACTAAAAAAGCTGAATGGACATGGATTATCTGGCCAATAATTGATCCCGAAAATGTAAACAAACGCCGCAAAGAAGCGGGATTTGAGCAGACCGTTGAAGAAAATGCAAAAAGATTAGGTGTAACTTACAGGATATTAACGATTGATGAAGTCAACAAAATGAAAGTACGATAA
- a CDS encoding nuclear transport factor 2 family protein, translating into MDIPKVIEDLFTAQNEHNSQTFASNFSEDAKVYDEGKTHQGIKAIRQWNEAANTAYKTKVKLVEIVDTGKKTVATVLVSGTFDGSPVTLNYNFGIENNTINSLKITG; encoded by the coding sequence ATGGATATTCCAAAAGTAATAGAAGACCTGTTTACAGCGCAAAACGAACATAACAGCCAAACATTTGCAAGTAACTTTTCAGAAGATGCAAAAGTATATGATGAAGGAAAAACACATCAGGGAATAAAAGCGATCAGACAATGGAATGAAGCAGCAAATACAGCGTACAAGACAAAAGTTAAACTTGTTGAGATCGTAGATACAGGCAAAAAAACTGTTGCCACAGTATTGGTTTCAGGAACGTTTGACGGCAGTCCGGTTACTTTAAATTATAATTTTGGAATTGAAAATAATACAATCAATTCCCTGAAAATCACCGGCTGA
- a CDS encoding helix-turn-helix domain-containing protein — translation MYERKIPITLNCGLDLIGEVLYGKWKIRLLYFIWEGHKRPSELQRKIPDATRRVLNMQLNQLEEHGLITREIFPVLPPKVEFSLTTLGESLIPVINAMGNWADEHQDHLRSVIEKRVDADFVEISR, via the coding sequence ATGTATGAAAGGAAAATACCCATCACATTGAATTGCGGGCTCGACCTGATCGGCGAGGTGCTGTATGGTAAATGGAAAATAAGGCTGCTTTATTTTATTTGGGAAGGGCATAAACGGCCAAGCGAGCTGCAACGCAAAATTCCTGATGCAACACGGCGGGTATTGAATATGCAGTTGAACCAGCTTGAAGAACACGGGCTGATTACCAGAGAGATATTTCCGGTACTTCCGCCCAAAGTCGAATTCAGCCTGACTACTTTGGGAGAAAGTTTGATACCGGTTATTAATGCAATGGGAAACTGGGCAGATGAACATCAGGACCACCTTCGCAGCGTAATTGAAAAGCGTGTTGATGCAGATTTTGTGGAAATCAGCCGGTGA
- a CDS encoding MFS transporter, translating to MSITSESRPSLLSQLLQVPVIVAALGYLVDMYDLFLFSVVRVPSLKALGVPNDQLLTEGITLLNYQMAGMLIGGVLWGIIADKKGRLSVLFGSIIMYSVANIGNGFVTSLDQYAILRFIAGVGLAGELGAGITLVTEVLPKEIRGYGTTLVATLGVLGAILAYFVADMFAWRISYFVGGGMGLILLVLRFNVFESGIFDKVKEKSVDRGNILMILTNWKRLSKYLMAILIGLPIWFVVGILITFSPEFGLAKGIEGINAGKAVMIAFSGQVFGDIVSGLLSQYLKSRKKVIGLFIIFSLVMVVGYLMIPITDLFSFYILCALLGFCNGYWTLFITIAAELFGTNLRATVATTVPNFVRGATIPLAALFVQFKPGIGVIQSGLLIGVTTSAVALLALYFIEETFTKDMDFVEKE from the coding sequence ATGTCCATCACTTCTGAATCGCGTCCGTCTTTGCTTTCGCAACTTTTACAGGTGCCGGTTATCGTGGCTGCACTGGGTTATCTGGTCGATATGTACGACCTGTTTTTATTTAGTGTCGTACGTGTTCCCAGTTTGAAAGCTTTGGGAGTTCCAAATGATCAATTATTGACAGAAGGAATTACGCTACTAAATTATCAGATGGCCGGAATGCTCATTGGTGGGGTTCTTTGGGGAATTATTGCAGACAAAAAAGGCAGGCTTTCAGTTTTATTCGGTTCTATCATTATGTATTCCGTTGCCAATATTGGTAATGGTTTTGTAACATCTCTGGATCAATATGCCATACTACGCTTTATCGCAGGCGTTGGCCTTGCAGGAGAATTGGGGGCAGGGATTACGCTGGTAACTGAAGTTCTTCCAAAAGAAATCCGCGGATATGGAACTACGCTGGTGGCAACGCTTGGCGTTTTGGGAGCCATTCTTGCTTATTTTGTAGCAGATATGTTTGCATGGCGGATCTCTTATTTTGTTGGAGGCGGTATGGGGCTTATTCTTCTGGTATTAAGATTTAATGTTTTTGAATCAGGAATTTTTGATAAAGTAAAAGAGAAATCTGTTGACCGTGGAAACATCCTCATGATCCTTACTAACTGGAAACGGCTTTCCAAATATCTAATGGCAATTTTGATTGGCTTACCCATCTGGTTTGTAGTTGGAATCCTCATCACATTCTCTCCTGAATTCGGTTTAGCAAAAGGAATTGAAGGAATTAATGCTGGAAAAGCAGTCATGATTGCATTTTCAGGACAGGTTTTTGGTGATATCGTCAGTGGCTTGTTAAGCCAGTATTTAAAAAGCAGAAAGAAAGTAATCGGCTTATTTATCATCTTTTCCCTTGTTATGGTAGTAGGGTATTTGATGATCCCGATCACCGATTTGTTTTCCTTCTATATTTTATGTGCGCTGCTCGGCTTCTGTAATGGTTACTGGACATTATTTATCACTATTGCCGCTGAATTATTCGGCACCAATCTTCGCGCAACGGTAGCGACTACCGTTCCAAATTTTGTACGTGGTGCAACTATTCCGTTGGCGGCATTATTTGTTCAGTTTAAACCTGGTATAGGAGTGATTCAAAGCGGGTTACTTATAGGCGTTACTACCAGTGCTGTTGCTTTGCTTGCTTTATATTTTATTGAAGAAACATTCACAAAGGACATGGATTTTGTAGAAAAAGAATAA
- a CDS encoding glycosyl hydrolase family 18 protein, producing MAKNNNLYLLLIFILVGILPVFSGCSKKSVIVDNANVSKTKFRVIGYLPGRENIITSANSIDYNKITYLYIAFINPDSLGRLTGTENLKTVADIAHTKGVKILVSIGGGSAPAYYPRFLTGEKKTKIISGLVELAVNNNLDGIDVDLEGGLIDTNYENFVIDLSSALKQKNKMITAAIATVYKDQFTDKALAHFDFINIMSYDKTGPWNPSRTGPHAPYEMAVEDLEYWTKTRGIAKEKLSLGVPFYGYGFGGTAPESISWKNLLIQYPNAAQADEKSVNDGMIYYNGIPTIRKKTSLALEKAGGIMIWQLLQDTTGSQSLLNNIDEVIKSKGR from the coding sequence ATGGCTAAAAATAACAACCTTTATCTCTTATTGATTTTCATTCTGGTTGGGATTTTGCCGGTATTTTCGGGCTGTAGCAAAAAATCCGTTATTGTTGATAACGCTAATGTTTCAAAAACAAAATTCAGGGTAATTGGCTACCTTCCGGGCCGGGAAAATATAATTACTTCTGCCAATTCTATCGATTACAACAAAATCACCTATCTCTATATTGCCTTTATTAATCCGGATTCTTTGGGCAGACTTACCGGAACTGAAAACCTGAAAACTGTTGCGGATATAGCACATACAAAAGGCGTGAAAATCCTGGTATCCATTGGAGGCGGCAGTGCTCCTGCTTATTATCCCAGGTTTTTGACAGGAGAAAAAAAGACAAAAATCATATCTGGTCTCGTTGAATTGGCAGTCAATAATAATCTGGATGGAATTGATGTGGATCTGGAAGGTGGACTGATTGATACCAATTATGAGAATTTTGTCATTGACCTGTCATCTGCTCTGAAACAAAAGAACAAAATGATAACCGCTGCTATTGCTACGGTTTATAAAGATCAGTTCACTGATAAAGCTCTGGCACATTTCGACTTCATAAATATTATGTCATATGACAAAACCGGTCCATGGAACCCGTCCAGAACTGGCCCGCATGCACCCTATGAGATGGCTGTGGAAGATTTGGAATACTGGACAAAAACAAGAGGAATTGCAAAAGAAAAATTAAGTCTTGGCGTTCCGTTTTATGGATACGGTTTTGGCGGAACTGCACCCGAAAGTATTTCATGGAAAAACCTGTTAATTCAATATCCAAATGCTGCTCAGGCGGATGAAAAAAGTGTAAATGATGGTATGATTTACTATAATGGCATTCCAACAATCAGAAAAAAGACTTCATTAGCGCTGGAAAAGGCTGGTGGTATTATGATCTGGCAATTGTTGCAGGACACAACCGGCTCGCAATCATTATTAAATAATATAGATGAAGTTATTAAATCAAAAGGAAGGTAG
- a CDS encoding SDR family oxidoreductase produces MEQQFNFDNELSGKIALVTGGTKGAGKAIAERLAKAGAQVIITARNKPDVWDDALHFIAADLSKSEGTEKVIAEIKTQYGGVDILINNLGGSETPGGGFSVLTDNDWENSLQTNLLAPVRLDRGLLPYMLAKASGVIIHIASIQGKMPLYESTLPYAAAKAGLINYSKGLANEVSSKGVRVLTVSPGFIKTTSAERMAERLAESAGITKDQAIQGIMDSLGGIRMGRPAKPEEVAELVGFLVSQRAGYLSGTEYIIDGGTIPTI; encoded by the coding sequence ATGGAACAACAATTCAATTTCGATAACGAACTTTCAGGAAAAATTGCGCTTGTAACAGGTGGTACAAAAGGCGCCGGAAAGGCTATTGCTGAAAGACTGGCTAAGGCTGGTGCACAAGTGATTATCACAGCAAGGAACAAACCCGACGTTTGGGATGACGCTCTTCACTTCATAGCCGCTGATTTGAGTAAATCCGAAGGAACAGAAAAAGTCATTGCGGAAATAAAAACACAATATGGCGGCGTGGATATTCTGATCAACAATCTTGGTGGCTCGGAAACACCGGGCGGAGGTTTCTCTGTGTTAACGGACAATGACTGGGAAAACAGTTTGCAAACCAATTTGCTCGCGCCTGTACGGCTCGACAGAGGACTATTGCCTTATATGCTTGCAAAGGCGTCAGGTGTAATTATTCATATTGCATCCATTCAGGGAAAAATGCCTCTGTATGAATCTACATTGCCTTATGCAGCCGCAAAAGCTGGTTTGATCAATTATAGCAAAGGTTTAGCCAATGAAGTTTCGTCCAAGGGTGTGCGCGTTTTAACGGTTTCTCCGGGATTTATAAAAACAACCTCTGCTGAAAGAATGGCCGAACGGCTGGCAGAAAGTGCAGGAATTACCAAGGATCAAGCAATACAGGGCATTATGGATTCACTGGGCGGAATTCGTATGGGACGTCCGGCCAAACCGGAGGAAGTAGCAGAACTTGTGGGTTTTCTGGTTTCACAACGAGCAGGTTATCTAAGCGGAACGGAATATATTATCGACGGCGGCACAATTCCAACCATTTAA
- a CDS encoding DUF1801 domain-containing protein produces the protein MTKNNPDVDNYIAGFPEETQKLLEQVRHEIRKAAPDAEEAIKYGIPTLILNGNLVHFAGYKNHIGFYPAPQGLEEFKEELSGYKGAKGSVQFPIDQPLPLDLIARITKYRIEKNLEKPETKVKKKEIQKSKKPSDKEQVSVHIQKLHAEIREAVETIRKIILNTDQEIAERIKWNNPSFYYTGEMKPFDPEGI, from the coding sequence ATGACAAAGAACAATCCTGATGTCGATAACTACATTGCCGGCTTTCCGGAAGAAACCCAAAAGCTTTTGGAACAGGTAAGGCATGAAATCAGAAAAGCTGCACCAGATGCAGAGGAGGCAATTAAATACGGAATCCCGACTTTAATTTTAAACGGGAATCTGGTTCATTTTGCAGGATATAAAAACCATATCGGCTTTTATCCGGCGCCGCAGGGATTGGAGGAGTTCAAGGAAGAGTTATCCGGATATAAAGGTGCAAAAGGTTCGGTACAGTTTCCGATAGACCAGCCGCTTCCATTGGATCTGATCGCACGAATTACAAAATACAGGATTGAAAAGAATCTGGAAAAACCGGAAACCAAGGTTAAAAAGAAGGAGATACAAAAATCCAAAAAGCCTTCGGATAAGGAACAGGTTTCCGTACACATTCAAAAACTTCATGCTGAGATACGGGAAGCAGTTGAAACCATCCGAAAAATCATTTTGAATACAGATCAGGAAATTGCAGAACGGATCAAATGGAATAATCCGAGTTTCTATTACACCGGAGAAATGAAACCATTTGACCCAGAAGGAATATAA
- a CDS encoding type II toxin-antitoxin system PemK/MazF family toxin encodes MPKGDIILIPFPFTDLSGSKLRPAVILADTSLDFTACFITTQIGWQESTDILFSPNITNGLKKQSLIRTSKIATLDKNLAKGLLGKLSQIDLTELNIKLKVLFQLP; translated from the coding sequence ATGCCGAAAGGTGACATAATTCTTATACCCTTCCCATTTACAGATTTAAGTGGCAGTAAACTCCGCCCCGCAGTAATACTTGCGGATACAAGTCTTGATTTTACCGCTTGTTTCATAACAACTCAAATTGGTTGGCAAGAATCGACTGATATACTATTTTCACCCAATATCACCAATGGGTTGAAAAAACAATCCCTAATCCGTACAAGTAAAATTGCCACACTAGACAAAAATCTTGCAAAAGGACTGCTGGGAAAATTATCACAAATTGATTTGACTGAGCTTAATATTAAGCTCAAAGTATTGTTCCAACTTCCTTAG
- a CDS encoding DUF1801 domain-containing protein, whose protein sequence is MNIHKGKIMLVFPSGAKVKNTAELLEGDYEDGRRTVIFKDLDDVKSREKLLQNVIREWLSLVEKD, encoded by the coding sequence ATGAATATTCACAAAGGGAAAATCATGCTGGTCTTTCCAAGTGGTGCAAAAGTAAAAAATACGGCAGAATTGTTGGAAGGAGATTATGAGGATGGGAGAAGAACGGTGATTTTCAAGGATTTGGATGATGTAAAATCGAGAGAAAAGTTATTGCAAAATGTGATCAGGGAATGGCTTTCTTTGGTTGAGAAAGACTGA
- a CDS encoding Gfo/Idh/MocA family protein has protein sequence MNSRRDFLQKVSLGIGVTALSGLPALSCSTNSDGKQDKQLRVAIMGLGGYANIVAKGMQECKLAKITGVISGTPSKVETWKKQYGIPDKNVYNYENISQLKDNPDIDLVYVITPNSLHHKHVLQVAAAGKHVICEKPIADNAKQAKEMIDACAKAGVKFYIGYRLHFEPHTRELIRMREAGEFGKVMHVNNYAGFKIGDPTQWRLKKALAGGGAMMDVGVYSLNGARYCTGEEPIWVTAQESKTDTVKFKDVDETVTFQLGFPSGIIANCGCTYNFNHVENLKLMGEKGWAELNPAFGYGPIKGVTHLGPIDQPDVNHQAYQMDGIAESILNNKPDPNVTGQEGLKDMIVVDAVYESLRKGGAKVFINKS, from the coding sequence ATGAATTCCCGTCGTGATTTTCTGCAAAAAGTTTCCCTGGGTATTGGCGTTACTGCCCTATCCGGTTTGCCTGCCCTTTCTTGTAGTACCAACTCAGATGGTAAACAGGATAAACAATTAAGAGTAGCCATCATGGGATTGGGCGGTTACGCCAATATTGTTGCCAAAGGCATGCAGGAATGTAAACTTGCAAAGATTACAGGAGTCATTTCCGGCACTCCTTCCAAAGTTGAAACCTGGAAAAAACAATACGGAATTCCTGACAAAAATGTTTATAACTACGAAAACATCAGTCAGTTAAAAGACAATCCGGATATTGATCTTGTCTATGTCATTACACCAAATTCACTGCATCACAAGCACGTATTACAAGTTGCAGCCGCAGGCAAACACGTTATCTGTGAGAAACCGATTGCTGACAATGCCAAACAGGCAAAAGAAATGATTGATGCCTGTGCAAAAGCAGGCGTTAAGTTTTATATTGGTTACCGGCTACATTTCGAACCACATACGCGTGAATTGATCCGGATGCGTGAAGCCGGAGAATTCGGCAAAGTTATGCATGTTAACAACTATGCTGGTTTTAAAATAGGCGATCCTACGCAATGGAGGCTTAAAAAAGCGTTGGCTGGTGGCGGTGCCATGATGGATGTAGGGGTTTATTCACTAAATGGGGCACGGTATTGCACTGGTGAAGAGCCAATATGGGTGACTGCCCAGGAAAGCAAGACAGATACAGTCAAATTTAAAGATGTGGACGAAACTGTTACTTTTCAGTTAGGATTTCCGAGTGGAATTATTGCAAATTGCGGCTGTACTTACAATTTCAACCATGTGGAAAATTTGAAACTAATGGGAGAAAAAGGCTGGGCTGAACTGAACCCGGCATTTGGTTATGGACCAATTAAAGGAGTTACACATCTCGGCCCGATAGATCAGCCTGATGTAAATCACCAGGCGTATCAGATGGATGGCATTGCGGAAAGTATACTCAACAACAAGCCTGATCCGAATGTGACCGGCCAGGAAGGGTTAAAAGATATGATCGTGGTTGACGCCGTTTATGAATCCCTTCGAAAAGGCGGAGCAAAAGTTTTTATTAATAAATCTTAG
- a CDS encoding PIN domain-containing protein — protein sequence MKIIVDTNIIFSALLNSNSTIGDLLFNSDKHFEFYSCNYMGYEIQKHWKKLQKISKLSDEQLQVSYTLVLSRLKFINEEILPLKTWLAAEQLTKGIDIDDTDFVALTKFLKGTLWTGDKVLYNGLKEINFKKLVNITELVALRLKENK from the coding sequence ATGAAAATTATAGTTGATACCAATATTATTTTTAGTGCCCTTCTGAATTCAAATAGTACAATTGGAGATCTTCTGTTCAACTCTGATAAACACTTTGAATTTTATAGCTGTAATTATATGGGGTATGAAATTCAAAAACACTGGAAAAAGCTTCAAAAAATATCAAAACTATCAGACGAACAACTTCAGGTTTCTTATACCTTGGTTCTTTCACGATTGAAATTTATCAATGAAGAAATACTTCCTTTAAAAACTTGGTTAGCAGCTGAACAACTAACAAAAGGAATTGATATTGATGACACAGATTTTGTTGCTTTGACTAAATTTCTAAAAGGCACGTTATGGACCGGAGACAAAGTACTGTATAACGGACTCAAAGAAATTAACTTCAAAAAATTAGTCAACATCACTGAATTAGTCGCACTAAGGCTGAAAGAAAACAAATAA
- a CDS encoding helix-turn-helix domain-containing protein, whose protein sequence is MDNHRKNKDFNPNNCPVTHCLNRIGGKWKPLIIYAVSKNVNRFSKLQKALPVISKQMLVNQLRELEEDGILERTIYAEIPPRVEYKITEYGESLMPVINVLQDWGLWDLERVGENRY, encoded by the coding sequence ATGGATAATCACCGCAAAAACAAAGATTTTAATCCAAATAACTGTCCAGTTACACATTGCCTGAACCGGATAGGAGGGAAGTGGAAGCCGCTGATTATTTATGCGGTAAGCAAAAATGTCAACCGTTTTAGCAAACTTCAAAAGGCATTACCGGTAATCAGCAAGCAAATGCTGGTAAACCAATTAAGAGAATTGGAAGAAGATGGGATTTTAGAACGAACAATTTATGCCGAAATTCCGCCGCGGGTTGAGTATAAAATTACGGAGTATGGCGAGTCGTTGATGCCGGTTATTAATGTTTTGCAGGATTGGGGGTTATGGGATTTGGAGAGGGTTGGTGAAAATCGATATTAA